Proteins from a genomic interval of Myxococcales bacterium:
- a CDS encoding SDR family oxidoreductase encodes MARNFLVTGGAGFIGSSLARALVQRGDNVRIIDDLSSGKRDNLADLQGKVELIEASILDNGALEAAMAGVEVVYHEAALPSVPRSVAEPVPSHEVNATGTLRVLEAARAAKVRRLVYAGSSSAYGETPTLPKVESMPCSVLSPYAASKLAGEQYCQVWSHVYGLETVTLRYFNVFGARQDPNSQYAAVVPKFVTAALRGESPVIFGDGLQSRDFCYIDNVIEANLKAADATGVSGQVFNVACGLAVTLLEVVSAVGKLLGKDLVAQHAAARTGDIKHSLADITKAKQMLGYTASVDVYEGLRRTVEWYKAKASA; translated from the coding sequence ATGGCTAGAAATTTCCTTGTAACCGGCGGTGCCGGCTTCATCGGCTCCTCGCTCGCGCGCGCCCTGGTGCAGCGGGGCGACAACGTGAGGATCATCGATGATCTCTCGTCGGGAAAACGAGACAACTTGGCCGACCTGCAAGGCAAGGTCGAGCTCATCGAAGCCAGCATCCTCGACAACGGCGCGCTCGAAGCGGCCATGGCCGGGGTCGAGGTGGTCTATCACGAGGCCGCGCTTCCCTCCGTGCCCCGTTCGGTCGCAGAGCCCGTACCCAGCCACGAGGTCAATGCCACCGGCACCCTCAGGGTGCTCGAGGCCGCGCGCGCGGCCAAGGTGCGGCGGCTGGTGTACGCCGGGTCGTCTTCGGCCTATGGCGAAACCCCCACGCTCCCAAAGGTGGAGTCCATGCCGTGCTCTGTCTTGTCCCCCTATGCCGCGTCGAAGCTGGCAGGGGAGCAGTATTGCCAGGTGTGGAGCCACGTCTACGGACTCGAGACGGTGACCCTGCGTTACTTCAACGTTTTCGGCGCACGCCAGGATCCGAACTCTCAGTACGCCGCCGTCGTGCCCAAGTTCGTGACGGCCGCCCTCCGGGGAGAGTCTCCCGTCATATTCGGCGACGGCCTGCAGTCGCGCGACTTCTGCTACATCGACAACGTCATCGAGGCGAACCTCAAGGCCGCCGACGCGACGGGTGTGTCCGGCCAGGTGTTCAACGTCGCCTGCGGCCTCGCCGTCACCCTGCTCGAGGTGGTGAGCGCGGTGGGCAAGCTCCTCGGAAAAGACCTGGTCGCGCAGCACGCCGCGGCGCGGACCGGCGACATCAAGCACAGCCTGGCCGACATCACGAAGGCCAAGCAGATGCTGGGCTACACGGCCTCGGTGGACGTATACGAGGGTCTGCGTCGGACCGTCGAGTGGTACAAGGCGAAGGCCTCTGCGTAG